From Anopheles arabiensis isolate DONGOLA chromosome 3, AaraD3, whole genome shotgun sequence, a single genomic window includes:
- the LOC120903307 gene encoding glucose dehydrogenase [FAD, quinone]-like, whose translation MMRWIVVFQVLCCCCWLVCGTLDPRVLNSLTEMIDEMNDIDYGNPQLRKVYDYVIVGAGPAGCVLANRLSEDPSVSVLILELGRGERPAFSEPPMLGPMLMASDYSFGYETKRQKYGCLGLTDRKCSWTHGRGVGGSSIINNIIYTRGNRRDFDNWARAGMEGWSWKDVLPYYKKIEHANVKDFDENGAHGKSGRVSVEDCPFRSEVAKAFVASAAQSGYPYLDYNAGDILGVSFLQAHSKKGHRVTAGTAYLKDVRHRPNLHISTRSWATQILFKEDRKEATGVRFTKNKRYHTVRARREVILSAGAFETPKLLMNSGIGPAAHLQQHGIRVLQDLPVGRRVYEHGGAFGPIFTMRNGSPAEQNLLSLEQVLTLDEILRFRNGTGPLTSNSIESLLYVKSPFASDPDPDLPDVEVMQSFVSMSFDSSISTSIVYRLPEALKRDYYGPLVGVRNFMFLPMLMKTHTVGRVELKSRNPFHHPVFHYQYFEDERDVEALVYSIREVLRIAEAEPLQRLGIELYKRPVPGCEGFVFNSDDYWRCHVRTQTTTFQHQVSTCRMGPVGDPDAVVDPRLRVRGIGRLRVADVSIIPEPPSAHTCAMSYLIGEKAADMIKEDNQ comes from the exons ATGATGCGCTGGATCGTTGTCTTTCAagtgttgtgttgctgttgctggctaGTGTGCGGTACTCTGGATCCTCGTGTTCTTAACAGCCTCACGGAGATGATAGATGAAATGAACGACATCGACTATGGAAACCCTCAGCTAAGAAAAGTGTACGATTACGTGATCGTTGGTGCCGGACCGGCTGGCTGTGTGCTGGCGAATCGTCTGTCTGAGGATCCTTCCGTGTCGGTGTTGATTCTGGAGCTGGGTCGTGGCGAACGACCTGCCTTTTCGGAACCGCCCATGCTTGGCCCAATGCTGATGGCGTCGGACTACAGTTTCGGATACGAGACGAAGCGCCAGAAGTACGGTTGCCTCGGGTTAACCGATCGTAAATGCAGCTGGACGCATGGACGAGGTGTTGGTGGCTCGTCGATCATTAACAACATCATCTACACGCGTGGCAACAGGCGCGACTTTGACAATTGGGCCCGTGCCGGTATGGAGGGTTGGAGCTGGAAGGATGTGTTGCCGTACTACAAAAAGATTGAGCATGCCAATGTGAAGGATTTTGATGAGAATGGCGCCCACGGGAAGAGTGGTCGAGTGTCGGTGGAGGACTGTCCGTTCAGATCGGAAGTGGCCAAAGCGTTCGTGGCGAGTGCGGCACAATCTGGTTATCCGTACCTGGACTACAATGCTGGAGACATTCTAGGCGTTTCGTTTCTGCAGGCACACTCGAAGAAAGGTCATCGGGTGACGGCTGGCACAGCCTATCTGAAGGATGTGCGTCATCGACCGAATCTGCATATATCCACGCGATCGTGGGCAACGCAGATACTCTTCAAAGAAG ACAGAAAAGAAGCTACGGGAGTCCGATTTACCAAGAACAAACGCTATCATACAGTGCGTGCTAGACGGGAAGTGATCCTCTCCGCTGGAGCATTCGAGACACCGAAACTTCTCATGAACTCAGGAATCGGCCCCGCGGCTCACCTGCAACAGCACGGAATACGCGTTCTTCAAGATCTTCCCGTTGGACGGCGAGTGTACGAGCATGGTGGAGCATTTGGACCTATCTTCACGATGCGCAACGGATCCCCTGCGGAACAGAACCTGCTCAGTCTAGAACAGGTTCTTACGCTGGATGAAATTCTACGCTTTCGCAACGGGACTGGTCCACTAACTTCAAACTCAATCGAAAGCTTACTGTACGTGAAGTCCCCATTCGCCAGCGACCCCGACCCAGACCTACCCGACGTTGAGGTCATGCAATCGTTTGTCTCCATGAGCTTTGATTCTTCGATCTCGACGAGTATTGTGTACCGGTTGCCGGAAGCGCTTAAGCGTGACTACTACGGACCGTTGGTGGGTGTGCGGAACTTTATGTTCTTACCAATGCTTATGAAAACGCACACCGTTGGTAGGGTGGAGCTGAAGTCGCGTAACCCATTCCATCATCCTGTGTTCCATTATCAATACTTTGAGGATGAGCGCGATGTTGAAGCGCTTGTGTACTCGATCAGGGAAGTGCTGAGGATTGCTGAGGCGGAGCCTTTACAGCGGTTGGGCATTGAGCTTTATAAGCGGCCTGTTCCGGGGTgtgagggttttgtttttaattcggATGACTACTGGCGGTGTCATGTACGTACGCAGACGACGACGTTTCAGCATCAAGTGTCGACATGTCGGATGGGCCCAGTTGGTGATCCTGATGCGGTGGTTGATCCTCGGCTACGTGTTCGTGGAATTGGTCGGCTGAGGGTGGCTGATGTGAGCATTATTCCAGAGCCACCGTCCGCGCATACGTGTGCCATGAGCTATCTGATCGGGGAGAAGGCAGCTGATATGATCAAGGAGGATAATCAATGA